One stretch of Glycine soja cultivar W05 chromosome 7, ASM419377v2, whole genome shotgun sequence DNA includes these proteins:
- the LOC114419565 gene encoding mitochondrial arginine transporter BAC1-like: MAEISSSGYKEYAAGLFAGVAAVATGHPFDTVKVMLQKHNAEAHKIQYKNGWHCTARILKTEGIKGLYRGATSSFVGMAVEGSLFFGIYSQTKVYLQGGVQSGEPRPQVIIPSAAYSGAIISFVLGPTELIKCRMQIQGTDSLVPKSSRYNSPLDCALKTVKTEGVKGIFRGGCATLLRESIGNAVFFSVYEYVRYYMHSNIKAASSDYTNLVDIGIGIVSGGLGGVAFWLTVLPLDVAKTLIQTNPDKNCPRNPFRVLSSIYQRAGFKGCYTGLGPTVSRAFPANAATIVAWELALKMLGIKHD, from the exons ATGGCGGAGATTTCAAGTTCAGGGTACAAGGAATATGCGGCTGGCTTGTTCGCTGGTGTTGCCGCTGTAGCCACTGGCCACCCCTTTGACACCGTCAAG GTGATGCTGCAAAAGCACAATGCAGAAGCACATAAGATTCAGTATAAAAATGGATGGCATTGCACTGCTAGGATATTGAAGACTGAAGGA ATCAAAGGGCTTTATAGAGGAGcaacatcatcttttgttgggATGGCAGTTGAAGGATCACTCTTTTTTGGCATTTATTCCCAGACAAAAGTTTACCTTCAG GGGGGAGTTCAAAGTGGGGAACCAAGGCCTCAAGTGATAATACCATCTGCAGCTTATAGTGGTGCCATCATCAGTTTTGTGTTAGGTCCAACAGAGCTGATAAAG TGTAGGATGCAGATACAAGGCACTGACTCTTTGGTTCCTAAATCCAGTAGATACAATAGTCCCCTTGATTGTGCCCTTAAAACTGTAAAAACTGAAGGG GTGAAAGGAATTTTTCGTGGAGGTTGTGCAACATTGCTTAGAGAATCTATAGGGAATGCTGTCTTTTTCAGTGTATACGAATATGTGCGTTATTACATGCATTCAAATATCAAAGCTGCTTCATCCGATTACACCAACCTAGTTGATATTGGAATTGGGATCGTTAGTGGTGGCCTTGGTGGTGTGGCT TTTTGGTTGACAGTTTTGCCTCTTGATGTGGCAAAGACTTTAATTCAGACAAACCCTGATAAAAATTGTCCAAGAAATCCTTTTCGGGTCTTGAGTTCA ATCTATCAAAGGGCTGGATTCAAGGGATGTTATACAGGTTTGGGTCCTACTGTAAGTCGAGCATTTCCTGCTAATGCTGCAACAATTGTCGCATGGGAGCTAGCATTGAAAATGCTAGGCATTAAGCATGACTGA